DNA sequence from the Streptomyces sp. CA-210063 genome:
CACCGCCGAGAACGAGCGGACCACCGGATGTCCGGGGGCCACCGCGGCCATGGTGCGCAGGATCGCGGTCGCGGTGAACAGGTCGTTCGAGGGCAGCTTCAGCAGGTTGACGCCCTTGGTGAGGGCGCCGCGCACGACGGACATCGCCGCGACGCCGGGTGCGTTGCCGGCGATGATGTGCACCAGCCTGGGCGGGAACGCGCGGGTGGCCGCGATCCGGTTCTCGGGCAGCCGCACCTCGCGCCAGCCGTCGAGTACGTCGGCGCCGCCGAGTTCGTGGTCGATCTGGGCGTACAGGTTGGGGCGTTGGAAGCTGCGCCAGAGTGCGGCGTAGGCGCGTTCGAGTACCTCCGTGGGCAGTGGGCTGACCCGGTCCATCCGCTCCAGGGCCTCGGTGAGCAGGCCCTCGCGGTCGGCCTTGAGGGCGTCGCCGGTCTCCACGAGCAGGTCGACGATCTCCGCCACGGGGACGTGGAAGGCGGGGCCGGGTTCGGTGCGGGGCCAGACGAGGCGGTCCAGGTCGAGGGCCGGTGCCGTGAAGGAGGCGTCCGCCCGGCCGTGGGTGGTGTGCGGGCCGACGTCGACCTCGCCGCGGATCACATGGGCGACGGCCACCGGGCCCACTGCCGTTGTCGTGGGCCTCATCCGTGGATCATCCCCCGCACATAGGAGTCGAGTGTCGCGGCACAGGTGATCTTGTCGTCGCCGCCGAGGTCCCCGTAGCGCCGGATGTCGGGCAGGACGGTCGGGCCCGGTCTGCCGCAGTCACACGGGGAGAAGTTCACGCGGACCCGGTCACCGCTGATCAGCCCGCCCCAGCGGCCCTCCAGGGAGACGTCGAGGAAGGCGAACCGGCCTTCCACAACGCCCTGTTCGGGGTTCAGCAGGGTCTCGCCCGTCTCGTCCAGCACCAGCGGGATCACCCACGGCGGCACGTGGTAGTCGCCCTTCTCGCAGGCGAGGCAGGAGCCCTGAAGCTCCGTCATGCCGTAGCTGCGGACCCGTCGGACGCCGTCGTAGAAGGCGGCGAGCTGTGCCTGGTAGTCGTCGGGCAGCGCTCGGCCCTTGTTGCCGCCTCCGCTGAGCACCAGGGTGTCCGGGTGGAGGCCGCCGTCCGGGACGCCGCGGGCGCGCAGGGCCTGGATCAGGGTGAACTGCTGGTTGTTCATGCCCGCGATGAGGAGCGGTTCGTCGCGGTGCTCGGCGATGTCGTCGACGATCCGGGCCAGGGCCGCGTCCAGTTCCTCCTCCCTGGCGGCCGAGACGCTCTCGAAGGCGCTGATCTCCTGCGGGGTCGCGGTGCCCTCCGCCATCCGCCGGCGCAGCAGCGCGCTGCTCATCAGCTCGGACACCCGCATCGGGTCGTCGGTGAGCAGCCGGGTCTCGCCGGGGCGCGCGAAGACGTCCGCGTGCCAGCGGAAGCCGTCGACGGAGCGCATCGGGCCGCTCGCGGGTGCGAGCAGATAGCCGCGTCGGGTGGGCTTCGGCGGGAGCGGGTCGGGCCAGCAGGTGAGGTTCTCCAGGATGTCGTGCAGGAAACCCAGGTCGCTCGCGTCGCAGTTGAGGAAGGACACCTTCCCGGAGGTGCCGCTGGTGATGTACGGGCGGTGGCCGGCGGCGGTGATGCGGTCGGTCCACTCGTCGATGTCGCGGACGCCGTCCATGTCGACGTCGTCCGGTTCGACCGCCGAGACGGTGGTGTACCAGCGCAGCAGCCGGTCCCAGCGGCCGGCGTCGATGAGGGAGACGGGGTAGGACTTGTAGCTGGTGTGCGAGAAGAGCAGCGGTACGAGGTCGTCGAGACCGGTGATGTCGCGTACGCCGCTCTCCTCCGCGCGGGTGCGCAGCAGCGGGATGCGTTCGCGGTGTGCGGTGAAGGCCTCTCGGGCCGCCTCCAGCTGCAATTCGCGTAGTTCCGCGGCGGGTTGGTCGAAGGTGCCGGAGAAGACGAGGGAGCGGATCTGCTCGCGTGCGCCGGACACGGTGTTCACCTCATTCGGTTCATTCGGTTCATTCGGTTCATTCGGTTCATTCGGTTCAGTCCGTTCATTCGGTTCACTCGGTTGCATAAGTTGTCTCTTCGGCGAGGTAGGACGACTCGATCGCGTCCAGGTGCCCGCGCAGTTCCTCCGGGGTGCCCGTCAGGGTGACGCGGCCGCGGTGCAGGACGTACACCCGGTCGGCGATGTCGAGCACCTTGCGGACGTGCTGTTCGACCAGCAGCGCCCCGAGGCCCCGGTCCGCCGCCTCGCGTACCGCGCGCAGCAGGCGGTCGACCACGAGCGGGGCGAGACCGAGCGACAGCTCGTCCGCGAGGAGCAGCTTGGGGGCGCGGCACAGCGCGCGGGCCAGCGACAGCATCTGCTGCTCGCCGCCCGACAGCATTCCCGCGCCCGTCCTGAGGCGCTTTTCGAGCTCGGGGAAGAGTTCCAGTGCCTGCCGCGTCGCCACCCGGCCGACCCGCAGGTTGTCCGCGGTGTCGAGGCGGGTGAAGACCGCCCGTTCACCGACGTACGCCAGGCCCTGGCGGGCGCGGCGGTGCAGCGGTGCGCGGCCGGGCTCGCCCAGCCAGCGCACCTCGCCGTCCATCGGGGCCAGGCTGCCCGAGAGCGCCCGGAGGGTGGTGGTCTTGCCCGCGCCGTTGGGTCCGAGGAGGGCGACGACCTCGCCGGGGCGGACCTCGATGTCGAGGTCCGCCACGACGGGCCGGCTGCCGTATCCGGCGGACAGGGCGCGGGCTTCGATCAGGGGTGAGCCGGTGTCGTGCACGCGCGTTCTCCTTCGGTCAGCTGGCGGTCAGCCGGCCGACATCGCCGTCAGCACCTTGCGGACGTCCACGAAGGTCGCCCCTTCCTTCGCCCACTCGATCTTGCCGTCACGGATGACGAGTTCGGTGGCCGTCGTGTTGTGGATGCGGTTCATGCCCTCGATCGGCAGGGCGGTCTTCTCGCTCCAGGTCAGGGACGGGGTCAGTCCGCCGGTGTCGATGCCCGAGGTGGTGTTCAGCTCCTCCACCAGGGCCTTGGCCGTGATCGTCGGCACTTTCTCGGCGGCCTCGGTGAAGACCTTGAAGGCCACCCAGGTCGTCCCGTTGGCGCCGTTGCTGGTGTCGATCTCCTTGTCGCCCTCGGCGGCCTCGACGAAGTTCTTCCAGGCGGCGTCGGAGGTCGGCGGGTAGTAACCGGTGATCGCGGCGCCCTCCAGCGGGCTGCCGCTGCCGCCGGTGGTCTCGGCCAGTTCCGGAGTGAGGTTGCCGACGACGCTGCCGACCTCGGTCTTCGAGCCGGACTGCACATACGCCTTGACGAAAAGGTCGGAGTGCGTGCCCAGGATGACGCTCACGCAGTCGCTGCCCTTGGTCGCGGCGGCGACCTGCGGGGCGAGGTCGGTGGCGGTCACCGGCACCTTGAGGTCCTTGGGCGCCGCCCCTCCGGCGGAGGTCACACCGAGGGCGAGGAACCGCGCGACGGTCTCGGCGGCGGCCACGTCGTACCGAACGCCCGAGATCTTCTTGCAGCCCTCCTCCACGAGCTGCTGCCCGTGGGCCGCGAACACCGTCGGGGTGCCGCCGTTGACGGGGAAGGACAGCGGGTTGGAGAACTCCGCCGCCGAGACGCCGGTCCCGCCGATGTACGGGATGCCGGCCTTCTCCAGGATGGGCATGTAGCGGTCACCGGCGAGGCTGTACGAGCCCACCACCGCGACCACCTTCTCGGCGACCGCCTGCTGGGCGCACTTCTCGGCCTCGGCGGGGGCGTTCTTCTCGTTGCAGGTGAGCACCTCCAGCCGGCCGCCCTTGATGCCGCCGTTGGCGTTGATCCACTTCTCGTAGGCCTGGGCGGTGTGCCGGACTCCGGGCTGGGCGCTGCCCTGGGTGTCCTCAGGGGCCCAGACCATCACCTTGACCGGCGCGCCCTTCAGGGCGGAGGTGTCGCTCGAGGTGCTGGAAGCCTCTCCCCCGCAGCCCGCGGCAAGCAGCGCTCCCGTCACCGCGAGACAGCTCGCTGCGGCACTTCTGCGTCGGCGTGAGTCGTTCATGGTTCCCTCCGCGGGACTCGTCATTGAGTTGGCGAACAGCATGGGGTGCGTTTTTGGGTTAGTGAAGTACTCTCGGCACAATTATTTAAATAAATGCGCTGTCTGGCCCTGTCCCCTGGGAGGTTCCTCGATGGACGACATCCTGCGGTTCGCGCTGCTCGGCCTGGGGCTCGGTGCCCTGTACGCGCTCACCGCGCACGGCATCGTGCTGGTCTACCGGGGCTCCGGTGTCCTCAACTTCGCGCACGGCGCGATCGGGATGGCCGGCGCCTATGTGCAGTGGGAGCTCTCCACCCAGCACGGCGTCCCGTACTGGCCCGCCACCGCCTGCGGCGTCCTCGCCTCGGCGGTGCTGGGCGTCCTCACCCACCTGCTGGTGCTGCGCCCGCTGCGCCGGGCGTCCACGCTGGCCCGCCTGGTCGGCACCCTGGCGGTGTTCATCGTGATCACCGCGATCGCCGTCAAGCGCTACGGCGACAGCCTGGAGCTGGTGCCGGGCAAGCTGCCCACCGAGCTGCTGACGATCGCCGGGGCGACGATCTCCGAGGACCGCGTCTGGCTGCTCGGCATCGCGGTCCTCGTGACCGCGCTCCTCCATCTCCTCTACAAGCGCACCCTGTTCGGCCTGGGCACCACGGCGGTCGCGGAGAACGAGGGCGCCGCCGCCGCGCTCGGCTGGTCCCCGGATCTCATCGCCACCGGCAACTGGGCGCTGGGCTCGGCGCTGGCCGGACTGACCGGCATCCTCATCGTGCCGGTGATCGGCCTGTCGGTGACCGGGCTGACCACGTTGCTGCTGAGCGCGTTGGCCGCCGCCCTGGTCGGCCGGTTCTCCTCGTTCCCCATCACGCTGGCGGGCGGTCTGGTCATCGGGATCGTGCAGTCCGAACTGACCCGCTTCGGCTCCGACATCACCGGACTCGCCTCGTCGGTGCCCTTCCTCGTCATCGCCCTGGTGCTGGTCGCGCGCGGCCGGGCGCTGCCGCTGCGCGGCACGTTCCTGGACCGGCTGCCCGCCCTGGGCACCGGCAGGGTCCGCCCCGTGGCACTGGCTGTCGCCGTCGCCGTCGGACTGCTGCTGGTGAGCGTGTCGACGCCGCTGTGGGCCGACGCGATCACCAACACCCTCGTGATGTCGCTGATCATCCTGTCGATCGTCGTGGTCACCGGTTACGCGGGCCAGGTCTCCCTCGCGGCCTACGCCCTCGCCGGGACGGGCGCGTTCATTGCGGGACACACGGCGGCCGACTGGGGCTGGCCCTTCGAACTCGCCCTGCTGGCAGGCGTGTTGGGCACGGTGCCGATCGGTCTGCTGTTCGCGCTCCCAGCGGTCCGCACCCGTGGCGTCAATCTCGCGATCATCACGCTGGGTCTCGGCACGACACTGGAGGCGATGGTCTTCCAGAACACCGACCTGTCGACGAGCCCGGGCAGCGACGGCATCGCGGTGGGCCGTCAGACACTCTTCGGAATCAGCGTCTCCGGGGTCGACCATCCGCAGCGGTACGCCGCCGTGGTGCTCGTGCTGTTCGTCGCCGCCACACTCGTGGTCGCCAACGTACGGCGCAGCCGCACCGGCCGCCGGCTCATCGCCGTACGGGCCAACGAGCGGGCCGCCGCCGCGCTGGGCATCGACGTCCGCGCGGCCAAGCTCTACGCCTTCGGCCTCTCGGCGGCCGTCGCCGCGCTCGCCGGAGTGCTCACCGGCTTCCGCTCGACGTCGGTGGTCTTCTCCGACTTCGCGTCCTTCGACTCCATCACCGCGCTCGGACTCGCGGTCATCGGCGGGGTCGGCTTCCTCGTCGGCCCGCTGTTCGCCGCGACCTTCGCCGCCGGCACGGTGGGCGCCCGGTTCGGGGACCTGGTGCTGCCCGGGCTCAGCGAATGGATGCCGCTGATCGGCGGGATCATCCTGGTGCTGACCCTCGTGGGCAACCAGGACGGCATCGGCAAGGACATCGGCAAGCAGGCGGAGGGCATCCGCCGCAGACTGTCGCCGAGGCGCGACACGGTCACGGCCACGGCGGCCAGGACAGCGGCCACGGCGGCCAGGGCGGCCTCTGCGGGTTCGGCGACCTCGGCGGCCTCTGCGGCCTCGGCGGCCTCGGCGGACGAAGCGGCCGTGCCCCGAGCCGCACCGCTCCCCCTCCACGTACGGGGCCTGACCGTGCGCTACGGCGGTGTCGTCGCCGTGGACGGACTCTCGCTGGATGTCGAGCCAGGGCAGGTCGTGGGTCTCATCGGACCCAACGGCGCCGGCAAGACCTCCGCCATCGACGCCGTCACCGGCTTCACCCGTGCCGCGTCCGGCGGTGTGCGCCTCGGTGACCGGGAGGTGACCCGGCTGCCGGTGCACCGGCGGGCCGCGGCGGGGCTGAGCCGGTCCTTCCAGTCGCTGGAGCTCTTCGAGGACATGACCGTCCTCGACAACCTGTACGCGGCCTGCGACCGGCCCGGCCGCTGGACGTTCCTGACGGACCTGGTGCGGCCCGGCAGCCGTCCGCTGCCCGCCCATGTCCTCGTCGCGGTACGGGAGTTCGGGCTCCAGGACAGTCTGGACCGGCCGGTGGGCGATCTGTCGTACGGGGAGCGCCGGCTGCTGGCCATCGCCCGTGCGGTGGCGGCCTCACCGTCCGTGCTGCTCCTCGACGAACCGGCCGCCGGGTTGTCCGACGACGAGACCCGGGAGCTGGCCCGTCTGGTGCGGCGGCTCGCCGAGGACTGGGGCATGGGCGTGCTGCTCGTCGAGCACGACGTCGACATGGTGATGAGCGTCTGCGACCAGGTGGTGGTCCTGGACTTCGGGCGGCTGATCTGCGCCGGTACGCCGGAGGAGGTGCGCCGGGATCCGGCGGTGCGAGCGGCCTATCTGGGTGACCTGGAGCCGGAGACACTGTCCTGAAACGCTCGGAGTCGCTGTCCTGAAACGGGTCGGAGGCGCTTCCCAGTACGGGAAGCGCCTCCGGCCCTCGTTTCTGCTTCAGGCGTCCCGCAGGTCCGCGACATACGGCGCGTGGGACAGCAGCCCGCCGTCCACGCGCAGGGTGTGCCCGGTGACGAAGGCCGACTCGTCGGAGGCGAGGAAGACGACCGCCGAGGCGACGTCCTCGGGCCGGCCAAGGCGCGGCGTGAGGTGATGGCGCAGCATCGCCTCCCGGATCGCCCCGTGCGCCGAGCCGGAGCTCGCCGGCGTGACGATGAACCCCGGCGCGATGGCGTTGCAGCGGACGCCCTGCTTGCCGTACTGGGTGGCGACGTACTGCGTGAGGTTGATGAGGGCGGCCTTGGAGGCGCCGTACGCGGGATTGCGCAGATCGCCCGCGAGGCCGGACCCGGACGAGGTGTTGATGATCGAGCCGCCGCCCCGGGCGATCATGTGCGGGACGGCGGCCTGGACGGCGACCATGGTGCCGCGCAGGTTGATCCGCATCGTGTCGTCCCAGACCGCCGGGTCGGCCTCCACCACGGCGAGGTCCTGACGGGCGGCCAGATGGGTGGCCGCCGCGTTGTTGTGCAGGACGTCGAGGCCGCCGTACGTCTCGACCGCCGTGGCCACCATGGCCCGGACGCTGTCGACGTCCCCCAGGTCGACGACGACCGCCGTGGCGGAGCCTCCGGCGGCCCGGATCTCCTCCGTGACCGCCTTCGCGCCGTCGGCGTTCAGGTCGGCGACGACCGTGTGCGCTCCCTCCGCCGCCACGCGGCGGGCGGTGGCGGCGCCGATGCCGGACGCGGCGCCGGTGACGATCGTGATCTTCTCGTCGAGCCGTCCCATGGCCGAACCGCCTTCCCTAGTCGGTGAGTTCACTGCCGACGACGGAGACGA
Encoded proteins:
- a CDS encoding ABC transporter ATP-binding protein, encoding MHDTGSPLIEARALSAGYGSRPVVADLDIEVRPGEVVALLGPNGAGKTTTLRALSGSLAPMDGEVRWLGEPGRAPLHRRARQGLAYVGERAVFTRLDTADNLRVGRVATRQALELFPELEKRLRTGAGMLSGGEQQMLSLARALCRAPKLLLADELSLGLAPLVVDRLLRAVREAADRGLGALLVEQHVRKVLDIADRVYVLHRGRVTLTGTPEELRGHLDAIESSYLAEETTYATE
- a CDS encoding ABC transporter substrate-binding protein → MNDSRRRRSAAASCLAVTGALLAAGCGGEASSTSSDTSALKGAPVKVMVWAPEDTQGSAQPGVRHTAQAYEKWINANGGIKGGRLEVLTCNEKNAPAEAEKCAQQAVAEKVVAVVGSYSLAGDRYMPILEKAGIPYIGGTGVSAAEFSNPLSFPVNGGTPTVFAAHGQQLVEEGCKKISGVRYDVAAAETVARFLALGVTSAGGAAPKDLKVPVTATDLAPQVAAATKGSDCVSVILGTHSDLFVKAYVQSGSKTEVGSVVGNLTPELAETTGGSGSPLEGAAITGYYPPTSDAAWKNFVEAAEGDKEIDTSNGANGTTWVAFKVFTEAAEKVPTITAKALVEELNTTSGIDTGGLTPSLTWSEKTALPIEGMNRIHNTTATELVIRDGKIEWAKEGATFVDVRKVLTAMSAG
- a CDS encoding ABC transporter permease subunit, whose amino-acid sequence is MDDILRFALLGLGLGALYALTAHGIVLVYRGSGVLNFAHGAIGMAGAYVQWELSTQHGVPYWPATACGVLASAVLGVLTHLLVLRPLRRASTLARLVGTLAVFIVITAIAVKRYGDSLELVPGKLPTELLTIAGATISEDRVWLLGIAVLVTALLHLLYKRTLFGLGTTAVAENEGAAAALGWSPDLIATGNWALGSALAGLTGILIVPVIGLSVTGLTTLLLSALAAALVGRFSSFPITLAGGLVIGIVQSELTRFGSDITGLASSVPFLVIALVLVARGRALPLRGTFLDRLPALGTGRVRPVALAVAVAVGLLLVSVSTPLWADAITNTLVMSLIILSIVVVTGYAGQVSLAAYALAGTGAFIAGHTAADWGWPFELALLAGVLGTVPIGLLFALPAVRTRGVNLAIITLGLGTTLEAMVFQNTDLSTSPGSDGIAVGRQTLFGISVSGVDHPQRYAAVVLVLFVAATLVVANVRRSRTGRRLIAVRANERAAAALGIDVRAAKLYAFGLSAAVAALAGVLTGFRSTSVVFSDFASFDSITALGLAVIGGVGFLVGPLFAATFAAGTVGARFGDLVLPGLSEWMPLIGGIILVLTLVGNQDGIGKDIGKQAEGIRRRLSPRRDTVTATAARTAATAARAASAGSATSAASAASAASADEAAVPRAAPLPLHVRGLTVRYGGVVAVDGLSLDVEPGQVVGLIGPNGAGKTSAIDAVTGFTRAASGGVRLGDREVTRLPVHRRAAAGLSRSFQSLELFEDMTVLDNLYAACDRPGRWTFLTDLVRPGSRPLPAHVLVAVREFGLQDSLDRPVGDLSYGERRLLAIARAVAASPSVLLLDEPAAGLSDDETRELARLVRRLAEDWGMGVLLVEHDVDMVMSVCDQVVVLDFGRLICAGTPEEVRRDPAVRAAYLGDLEPETLS
- a CDS encoding SDR family NAD(P)-dependent oxidoreductase — translated: MGRLDEKITIVTGAASGIGAATARRVAAEGAHTVVADLNADGAKAVTEEIRAAGGSATAVVVDLGDVDSVRAMVATAVETYGGLDVLHNNAAATHLAARQDLAVVEADPAVWDDTMRINLRGTMVAVQAAVPHMIARGGGSIINTSSGSGLAGDLRNPAYGASKAALINLTQYVATQYGKQGVRCNAIAPGFIVTPASSGSAHGAIREAMLRHHLTPRLGRPEDVASAVVFLASDESAFVTGHTLRVDGGLLSHAPYVADLRDA